The Crocosphaera subtropica ATCC 51142 genome includes a window with the following:
- a CDS encoding DUF433 domain-containing protein, giving the protein MNYRNRIVINPTIRSGKPCIINTRIAVADIFDYLGGGMTIEEILDDFPDLTLEDIQACFAFAADRDRRLTTIPHEIPI; this is encoded by the coding sequence TAATCGCATCGTCATTAATCCTACCATTCGCAGTGGAAAACCTTGTATCATTAATACTCGTATTGCCGTAGCTGACATTTTCGACTATTTAGGGGGAGGGATGACCATTGAAGAAATATTAGATGATTTTCCTGATCTAACCCTTGAAGATATACAAGCTTGTTTTGCTTTTGCTGCTGATCGAGATCGACGCTTAACAACGATTCCCCATGAAATTCCTATTTGA